One Sulfolobus sp. S-194 DNA segment encodes these proteins:
- a CDS encoding acetamidase/formamidase family protein: MQYTIHAITHNKWDSSIPPIMTISDGDVITVETKEASDGQVTPSSTEKDLLKLDFSKIHPLTGPIEVKGAEPGDALEIEFLEFKHKGWGWTGVLPGFGFLADEQYTAPIDLQGPALKIWKVDEKYAYAKFGDLNVKVQIYPFPGVIGTALPYRGKLSTIPPRENGGNMDIKHLTIGTKLYLPVFVNGALLSIGDTHLAQGDGEVCGTAIEAPMEVTMKVRLIKNVGLTQPLFVAKKVKEMEYEEYIAYPGIDPNLWSAAKKAIKGIISILSKYMTPVEAYILASVAVNLRVSEVVDVPNWIVTAYLPKNIFDININLF, translated from the coding sequence ATGCAATATACTATTCATGCAATAACACATAATAAGTGGGATAGTTCCATACCTCCAATTATGACAATAAGCGATGGAGATGTTATAACTGTGGAAACCAAAGAGGCATCTGATGGTCAAGTTACACCTTCATCTACAGAAAAGGATCTCTTAAAATTAGACTTCTCTAAAATTCACCCATTAACAGGGCCAATAGAGGTAAAAGGTGCGGAACCAGGAGACGCTTTAGAGATTGAGTTCTTAGAATTTAAGCATAAGGGATGGGGATGGACTGGGGTACTTCCAGGATTCGGATTTCTTGCTGATGAGCAATACACTGCACCTATAGATCTTCAAGGCCCAGCCCTCAAAATTTGGAAAGTTGATGAGAAATATGCCTACGCAAAATTTGGTGATTTAAACGTTAAAGTCCAAATATATCCTTTCCCTGGCGTAATAGGTACTGCATTACCATATAGAGGAAAGTTAAGCACTATACCTCCTAGGGAAAACGGAGGAAATATGGATATAAAGCACTTAACTATAGGCACTAAGTTATATCTTCCAGTGTTTGTAAACGGAGCACTACTTTCCATAGGTGATACTCACTTAGCTCAGGGTGATGGTGAGGTTTGCGGAACTGCAATAGAAGCTCCCATGGAAGTTACAATGAAGGTTAGGTTAATCAAAAATGTGGGTTTAACCCAACCACTCTTTGTAGCTAAGAAAGTAAAGGAGATGGAATATGAGGAATATATAGCATATCCTGGCATAGATCCTAATCTGTGGAGTGCTGCGAAAAAAGCTATTAAGGGGATAATCTCCATTTTATCCAAATACATGACTCCAGTAGAGGCTTACATATTAGCTAGTGTTGCAGTAAATCTTAGGGTTAGTGAGGTAGTAGATGTTCCTAATTGGATAGTTACAGCATATTTGCCAAAAAACATTTTTGACATAAATATTAATTTGTTCTGA
- a CDS encoding substrate-binding domain-containing protein: MDITLSNFDILEDFWGSTDGIKMSFSGNQWFVVPDLITLLNKKGFTVYIETIPPGIVRKRAGGENLKVGNLEITFKPEIVSLPPSLLEGLKVKKMKEYVENELAIVYSSKVNDWCDLKGKKVAVPNPETEGIGVLFKQLYEEYCGSYEEFISSAYLTKVHHREIPYMLSKGLIEAGVVWKTEAIYWKFNYIIPAFNKKGKLAFALLSNSSEISEILFDYLFSSDVQAIYEKYGFKWITI, from the coding sequence ATGGATATAACTTTATCTAATTTTGATATATTGGAAGATTTTTGGGGCAGTACTGACGGAATAAAGATGTCATTCTCTGGTAATCAGTGGTTTGTAGTACCGGATTTGATCACTTTACTTAACAAAAAAGGATTCACCGTGTATATAGAAACTATTCCTCCCGGAATTGTTAGGAAGAGGGCTGGGGGTGAAAATCTTAAGGTTGGAAATCTGGAAATTACTTTTAAACCGGAAATCGTTTCCTTACCTCCTTCTCTCCTAGAGGGATTAAAAGTTAAGAAGATGAAAGAATATGTTGAAAATGAATTAGCTATTGTTTATTCTTCAAAAGTCAATGATTGGTGTGATTTAAAGGGAAAGAAGGTTGCTGTACCTAACCCAGAAACTGAGGGGATAGGAGTTCTTTTTAAACAACTGTATGAGGAGTATTGCGGCAGTTACGAGGAGTTTATTTCTTCAGCGTATTTAACTAAAGTTCACCATAGAGAAATACCATACATGTTGTCTAAAGGTTTAATCGAGGCTGGAGTTGTCTGGAAAACTGAGGCAATTTACTGGAAATTTAACTACATAATACCAGCGTTTAATAAGAAAGGAAAATTGGCTTTTGCGTTGCTGAGTAATAGTAGTGAGATCTCAGAGATATTATTTGATTATCTCTTTTCTTCAGATGTTCAGGCGATTTATGAGAAATATGGTTTCAAATGGATTACTATCTAA
- a CDS encoding DUF1404 domain-containing protein, with protein MEIDKKKLKVTHFIFPLVLFIIFLNPVVESYETLYQWLFMLAHYSLFIGGLLTTYRLIKGTPFLIIPSGIIAVFWHLPLYFNLAAAFLSYRILNDVTLILAGILAGIGSGKLSLLQKFSLVILWMTADTAYSIVFLLENSAYSNLVYNFSPYTPSQEINTAIVMWIIMSIIIAYIAGKFLKELLS; from the coding sequence ATGGAAATTGATAAGAAAAAATTAAAAGTTACACACTTTATATTCCCTCTGGTTTTATTTATCATATTTCTTAACCCCGTGGTAGAGAGCTACGAGACATTATATCAATGGTTATTTATGCTAGCACACTACTCACTTTTCATCGGAGGACTATTAACTACATACAGACTAATAAAAGGAACTCCGTTCCTAATTATACCCTCCGGAATAATAGCAGTATTTTGGCATTTACCACTTTATTTTAATTTAGCCGCAGCCTTCTTAAGTTATAGAATATTAAACGATGTAACGCTGATACTTGCCGGTATCTTAGCCGGAATAGGTAGTGGAAAACTCTCACTTTTGCAAAAATTTTCACTAGTAATTCTTTGGATGACAGCTGATACAGCATACTCAATAGTCTTTCTCTTAGAAAACTCGGCATACTCGAACTTGGTTTACAATTTTTCACCTTATACTCCTTCACAAGAAATAAACACAGCAATAGTAATGTGGATTATTATGTCGATAATCATTGCTTACATAGCCGGTAAATTCCTTAAAGAACTCCTTTCTTAG
- a CDS encoding DsrE family protein, producing the protein MKVVVQIKDLDKVTQALRSVINLYNDINDAEIEVVFHQSAIKALLKDSETRSVIEDLMNKKNINIVGCENSIRSQNLSHDQLIPGIKIVTSGVGEIVRKQSEGWVYLVL; encoded by the coding sequence ATGAAAGTGGTTGTACAGATAAAGGATTTGGATAAAGTAACTCAAGCATTAAGATCTGTTATTAATCTTTATAATGATATTAATGATGCTGAAATAGAAGTTGTTTTCCACCAATCTGCTATAAAGGCTTTGTTGAAAGATAGTGAAACTAGAAGTGTTATTGAAGATTTAATGAATAAAAAGAACATTAACATTGTTGGTTGTGAGAATAGTATAAGATCTCAAAATCTTTCTCACGATCAGCTTATTCCAGGAATTAAGATTGTGACTTCTGGTGTTGGTGAGATTGTTAGGAAGCAAAGTGAAGGTTGGGTTTATTTAGTTTTATGA
- a CDS encoding HPP family protein, whose product MNKKKVISIVNLITSMSLLTFVTIITHTEFILPPFLATAATKYPDPDWRRIRFFTIVFSYLISSVVAILFVYIGFTGLVMALLASFVSFITEVITNIEHPPSILACFLGVLEKVKIIYILHPVLSGVIIEESVNYILTKYVEPKLP is encoded by the coding sequence ATGAATAAGAAAAAGGTTATTTCTATCGTTAATTTAATAACTTCGATGTCCTTACTTACTTTTGTTACAATAATAACTCATACTGAGTTTATTCTGCCTCCTTTCTTAGCAACAGCGGCTACTAAATATCCAGACCCAGATTGGAGGAGAATTCGTTTCTTTACTATAGTATTTTCGTACCTTATATCATCTGTAGTCGCAATTCTATTTGTGTATATTGGCTTTACTGGTTTAGTAATGGCTCTTCTCGCATCTTTCGTTTCATTTATTACGGAAGTTATCACTAATATCGAACATCCGCCTTCGATTTTAGCATGCTTTTTAGGAGTACTAGAGAAGGTAAAAATTATTTACATTCTTCATCCAGTTCTTTCTGGTGTTATTATTGAAGAAAGTGTTAATTATATTCTAACTAAATACGTAGAACCAAAGTTACCATAA
- the soxC gene encoding proton pump complex cytochrome B SoxC, with translation MEERQEKKEEEQKKVGFFDAILDRIGINEAPLFRTPDYMYNVSYWLGGLVAASFAYTVITGLILLLLYNPANAYQQTQTIINDIPYGAVILFSHLYGAYIMIILVYVHMFRNFYKGAYKKPRELQWVTGVLLLALTLGASFFGYSLVGDVLGINAVDIGSSLLIGTGFPGATTVVGWLFGPGIDAVQSSNPAVRAEFFSRILGWHIIMVALIGLLFVFHLMLAERYGMTPSAKEKPKVPAYYTKEEQEKFNQWWPRNFVYMLSLVLMTWGVILIVPDVLANLNSIVSLPIVINPFPAPQAFTPAANNVQPYPPWFFLFLYKFVDFLLPNGVPILPSMVIAVLIIGLVILMLIPFFENSNLMYISSRKFWTWVMSLLAYSLVALSIWGYLYPGVPAPTNDQILVLGIPALILAIIIGLSDKFKRRKEKVPTPTQIPKITPTSILGTSVVTLLFAGTFGDFIIRPSLLGLFSLFPLGILVYHFVSKMVKAFNNNNSGTVTYPITKKMALVAIPAIFVITIFLFALFLELPSVGVQSTYAGIDLGVIFFLWGYAINLYHYLVYVKG, from the coding sequence ATGGAAGAAAGACAGGAGAAAAAAGAAGAAGAACAAAAGAAAGTAGGATTTTTTGACGCAATTTTAGATAGAATAGGAATAAATGAAGCACCATTATTTAGAACACCAGATTATATGTATAACGTTTCATATTGGCTTGGGGGATTAGTAGCCGCAAGCTTTGCATACACAGTAATTACTGGACTAATTCTCCTCCTCCTTTATAATCCAGCCAATGCATACCAACAAACCCAAACAATAATCAATGATATACCATATGGGGCAGTAATACTATTCAGCCATCTTTACGGAGCTTACATTATGATCATTCTTGTTTATGTACATATGTTCAGAAACTTCTATAAGGGGGCTTATAAAAAACCAAGAGAATTACAATGGGTTACTGGGGTATTACTCCTTGCATTAACATTAGGAGCTTCATTCTTTGGATATAGCTTAGTAGGAGATGTATTAGGAATAAATGCAGTAGATATAGGAAGTTCATTACTTATAGGAACAGGTTTTCCAGGTGCTACTACAGTAGTAGGTTGGTTATTTGGTCCCGGAATAGATGCAGTACAGTCAAGTAACCCAGCAGTTAGAGCAGAGTTCTTCAGTAGAATACTAGGCTGGCACATAATAATGGTAGCATTAATTGGTTTACTATTTGTCTTCCACTTAATGTTAGCTGAAAGATACGGAATGACACCATCTGCAAAAGAAAAGCCTAAAGTACCAGCTTACTACACAAAGGAAGAACAAGAGAAGTTTAACCAATGGTGGCCTAGAAATTTCGTGTACATGTTGTCCTTAGTATTAATGACATGGGGAGTAATACTAATTGTTCCGGATGTATTAGCAAACTTAAACTCCATTGTTAGCTTACCGATAGTAATTAACCCGTTCCCTGCACCACAAGCGTTTACACCAGCTGCAAATAATGTTCAACCATATCCTCCATGGTTCTTCTTGTTCCTTTATAAGTTCGTTGACTTCTTACTACCAAACGGAGTACCAATATTACCATCGATGGTAATTGCGGTACTTATTATAGGCCTAGTTATCCTAATGTTGATACCATTCTTTGAAAACAGTAACTTAATGTATATAAGTAGCAGAAAGTTCTGGACATGGGTGATGTCACTATTAGCTTATTCACTAGTAGCACTATCAATTTGGGGATATCTATATCCCGGTGTACCAGCTCCTACAAATGATCAAATCTTGGTTTTAGGAATACCCGCATTGATCTTAGCTATTATCATAGGTTTGTCTGATAAGTTTAAGAGAAGAAAAGAAAAAGTACCAACACCAACTCAAATACCTAAGATAACGCCAACCTCAATTCTGGGAACATCTGTGGTAACGCTATTATTTGCAGGGACATTTGGTGATTTCATAATAAGACCTAGTTTACTAGGCTTATTCTCACTATTCCCGCTGGGTATTTTAGTTTATCACTTCGTTAGTAAAATGGTAAAGGCATTTAATAACAATAACAGTGGTACAGTAACTTACCCAATAACGAAGAAAATGGCACTTGTTGCAATACCAGCAATATTTGTCATTACAATATTCTTATTTGCACTATTCCTAGAGTTACCTAGCGTTGGGGTGCAAAGCACATATGCCGGAATTGACCTAGGTGTAATCTTCTTCCTATGGGGCTACGCGATAAACTTATACCACTACCTAGTTTATGTGAAAGGTTGA
- a CDS encoding APC family permease produces the protein MKENKELAKGTVSFREVVAQGIGGAAPAMASLVTLTGAAAYAYASLPLAVIIATLGVLLDATRLSITSRYVQSAGGIYAFISAGLGRTTGYFIGWAYVLYALTALVFIYLSIGVFLPGALQALGVSTPSWLWIPLVIMVALFGGILSYLGVRPSLRFTLTMSILEIVFILATSFLIFTKVPPDPDTFTFKYASPFNVGVGMAFVFLAFAGYETTSVLGEEAKDPKNTISKGVFTAALLVGVTYLMASEAFVVGWGVNNMSSFFTQLVPGIILGVRYGGTALGIILTILLINSGLTDSVTFFNTVSRVVFAMARDGVLDKRLYEVHETNRTPHKAILFSLVFSLAYTLIFSLIIGPENVFLSVGITTTFGFLIALFTANISLLFILKKNNDLSIWNIALTAAINLILSFVIFANIVTTSVNAYVLIGVLSFIAWIVAGAIYRMVANKKVAEI, from the coding sequence ATGAAAGAGAACAAGGAGTTAGCTAAGGGTACAGTTTCATTTAGAGAAGTTGTTGCTCAGGGTATTGGTGGTGCTGCTCCAGCAATGGCTAGTTTAGTAACATTAACTGGGGCCGCTGCTTATGCTTATGCCTCACTTCCTTTGGCAGTTATAATTGCAACTTTAGGAGTTTTGTTAGATGCAACTAGATTATCTATTACAAGTAGGTATGTTCAAAGCGCCGGTGGAATATATGCATTCATTTCTGCCGGATTAGGAAGAACTACAGGTTATTTCATAGGATGGGCTTATGTGCTTTATGCTTTAACTGCATTAGTATTCATCTATTTGTCAATTGGCGTCTTTCTCCCCGGTGCATTACAAGCCCTAGGTGTTTCAACTCCATCTTGGTTATGGATCCCATTGGTAATAATGGTAGCCTTATTTGGAGGTATCTTATCTTATTTGGGAGTTAGGCCCTCTTTAAGATTTACGTTAACGATGAGTATTCTTGAAATAGTTTTTATATTGGCTACATCTTTTCTAATATTTACTAAAGTTCCTCCAGATCCAGATACGTTCACGTTTAAGTATGCTTCACCATTTAATGTTGGTGTAGGTATGGCATTTGTATTTCTAGCTTTCGCTGGATACGAGACAACATCTGTTTTAGGAGAAGAGGCTAAGGATCCTAAGAATACGATATCTAAAGGAGTTTTTACTGCTGCCCTACTTGTTGGAGTAACTTATCTAATGGCAAGTGAAGCATTTGTAGTAGGCTGGGGTGTAAATAACATGTCTTCTTTCTTTACTCAGCTAGTACCCGGTATAATCTTAGGAGTAAGATATGGTGGAACAGCTCTGGGAATAATATTAACAATTCTTCTTATAAATAGCGGTTTAACTGATTCCGTAACTTTCTTCAATACAGTATCTAGAGTAGTATTTGCTATGGCGAGGGATGGTGTATTAGATAAGAGATTATATGAGGTTCATGAAACTAATAGGACTCCACATAAGGCTATACTATTCTCGCTTGTATTTTCCTTAGCATATACTTTAATCTTCTCATTAATAATTGGCCCAGAAAACGTTTTCTTATCAGTTGGGATAACTACCACATTTGGGTTCTTAATAGCACTATTTACTGCTAATATAAGTTTACTATTTATCTTAAAGAAAAACAATGACCTATCAATTTGGAATATTGCTCTCACTGCTGCAATAAATTTAATATTATCATTTGTGATATTTGCTAACATTGTAACTACATCTGTGAACGCATACGTATTAATAGGAGTATTATCGTTCATAGCATGGATAGTAGCTGGTGCTATTTATAGGATGGTAGCAAATAAGAAAGTAGCTGAAATTTAA
- a CDS encoding DUF973 family protein → MLLRRKAKKGLSGAVTALILVIASVIIALVVVGFAFGLFGAFGGTPTVTQVGTGYIYVSKGYAVITLKSSGNVQILSATISGTSYSAGTSSINVTTLTAGINVVSIGFSTSALSSLQTGSTYTISIALSDGSTVQVSVIAQ, encoded by the coding sequence ATGTTGTTGAGGAGGAAGGCTAAGAAGGGATTGAGTGGTGCTGTAACTGCACTAATTCTAGTAATTGCATCAGTAATAATAGCATTAGTAGTTGTTGGATTTGCTTTCGGACTTTTCGGAGCTTTTGGAGGAACACCAACAGTAACACAAGTAGGAACAGGATATATTTACGTCAGTAAGGGTTATGCAGTAATTACTTTAAAGTCTTCTGGAAATGTACAAATACTTAGTGCGACAATTTCTGGAACATCATATAGTGCGGGTACTAGTTCTATTAATGTAACAACTTTAACTGCAGGTATAAATGTAGTAAGTATCGGTTTTAGTACTTCAGCATTAAGTAGTTTACAAACTGGTAGTACTTATACAATCTCTATAGCCTTAAGTGATGGATCAACTGTGCAAGTCTCAGTAATAGCACAATAA
- a CDS encoding amidohydrolase family protein, giving the protein MFKVIDDHAHWFSVKPLDEKGLALESAESWLEGEINADVVTMNLLKPFFLVLKHRLKKLLGENFIDERNRMIKDDPINYMRFLFQDANIEGIVIDEGFGKKEIEPPVKYRLLFRIEKIINDEIFKKSFDKAIEYFEETLREKIRIGYAGFKTIIAYRTGLKISCNESKAFEEFYSGERDWFGKKAKAFRDFLVCKTLEIAKELKVPVQIHTGAGDRDIKLDLSRPSYLTDVVRKYEGKVILVHAGYPYHRESAWMSYIFPSVYLDISQFNPLAPLSTFNVMKEIFEVSPANKVLYGSDAFNIPEIAWLGAKLAKESFEELQSEFLKRDLLSEDDLEVFKERFFYKNAEEIYDF; this is encoded by the coding sequence ATGTTTAAGGTAATCGATGACCATGCTCACTGGTTTAGTGTAAAACCCCTAGATGAGAAGGGCTTAGCATTAGAATCAGCAGAAAGTTGGCTTGAAGGAGAGATTAATGCTGATGTAGTTACAATGAATTTGTTAAAACCATTTTTCCTAGTTCTAAAACACAGATTGAAGAAACTTTTAGGAGAGAATTTTATAGATGAAAGAAACAGAATGATTAAGGACGACCCAATAAACTACATGAGATTCCTATTTCAAGATGCTAATATAGAAGGTATAGTGATTGATGAAGGTTTCGGAAAAAAAGAAATTGAACCACCAGTAAAATATAGACTCTTATTTAGGATAGAGAAGATTATAAACGATGAAATATTTAAGAAATCTTTTGATAAAGCAATAGAATATTTTGAAGAGACTCTGAGGGAGAAGATTAGAATAGGCTATGCCGGTTTTAAGACTATTATAGCTTATAGAACTGGGTTAAAAATTTCATGTAATGAGAGTAAAGCTTTTGAAGAGTTCTACAGCGGAGAAAGAGATTGGTTTGGTAAAAAAGCTAAAGCCTTTAGGGATTTCCTAGTTTGTAAAACGTTAGAAATAGCTAAGGAGCTTAAAGTACCGGTACAAATACACACTGGGGCTGGAGATAGGGACATAAAACTTGATTTATCAAGGCCCTCTTACCTTACTGATGTTGTCAGAAAATATGAAGGAAAAGTAATCCTTGTACACGCTGGCTATCCATACCATAGGGAATCCGCATGGATGAGCTACATTTTCCCTTCAGTGTATCTTGATATTTCACAGTTTAACCCGTTAGCACCACTTTCAACATTCAACGTAATGAAAGAGATATTTGAAGTATCACCGGCTAATAAAGTACTGTATGGTTCCGATGCGTTTAACATTCCAGAAATTGCTTGGTTAGGTGCAAAATTAGCCAAAGAAAGTTTTGAGGAATTACAGTCAGAATTTTTAAAGAGAGATCTGTTATCAGAAGATGACTTAGAAGTGTTTAAGGAAAGATTCTTTTATAAAAACGCTGAAGAAATTTATGATTTCTAA
- a CDS encoding DEAD/DEAH box helicase has protein sequence MSELFTQFKSSYVYGKNYLIVAPTGSGKTHIAKYLLNEEKGIVVYTSPLKALSREVYKATKRKAKYVDSDVYEDDLRYLSTEALLTTYEKFDSAIRHNYSWLKNISLVIIDEIHNVESDRGLGIENIVLWAKENSVPIIGLSATVGNVEEYKKWLNAELIKIEKRKVPLHECIAFPYIIKCYDNNKIIPIEKRRLKNTKLDLLLGVLNYILSLGKNTLVFVRSRNSAETLAETLRKFSIPALPYHSGLPYDIRDKVIDSFMKGEVKVLVSTTALGQGVNLPVYATVFYDISLPDSDDKGEFKGWRDLSLAEFKQIAGRAGRPGFDEEGLAIVITETIKEMDKVVKTYFSSFLNKTNNANFKLENLTLGVISWFSRMEEEVEELIRKSSFTFKEKEVKPAIDYLVKQNLVEKREMLKLTPLGKAVALSYIDVSALNGFPVNIQDFNPLDVVYSSPAVLQSLRGCEEGKELIERWINGGDIASICLKLSAKDIDDVISNARWIAFALYRVLKALNHPKAKEALEFYERVKYGLPKEGIEMVKAGLSKDEAKRLLQLNVKSFDEACIMKDILNINGIECKKFHEELRKFVNENYGKEIDQNDPRVEILKRFGVITGAEWKKYGK, from the coding sequence GTGAGTGAATTATTTACTCAGTTCAAAAGCTCTTACGTTTATGGCAAGAATTATCTAATAGTAGCTCCTACTGGATCTGGTAAAACACATATTGCCAAGTATTTGCTTAATGAAGAAAAAGGAATAGTAGTTTATACTTCACCATTAAAGGCACTTTCAAGAGAAGTTTATAAGGCAACAAAGAGGAAAGCAAAATATGTAGATTCTGATGTATATGAAGACGATTTAAGATATCTGTCAACAGAGGCTTTACTAACAACTTACGAGAAATTTGATAGCGCTATTAGACATAATTACAGTTGGTTAAAAAACATAAGCTTAGTCATTATTGACGAGATACATAATGTTGAAAGTGATAGAGGACTAGGAATAGAAAATATAGTACTTTGGGCAAAAGAGAACTCAGTCCCGATAATAGGATTAAGTGCAACAGTAGGCAATGTAGAGGAATACAAGAAGTGGTTAAATGCGGAATTGATTAAAATAGAAAAAAGAAAAGTGCCACTCCATGAGTGCATTGCATTTCCTTACATAATTAAATGCTATGACAATAACAAGATTATACCGATAGAGAAAAGAAGACTGAAAAACACTAAATTAGACCTACTTTTAGGAGTACTGAATTACATTCTGTCTTTAGGAAAGAATACATTGGTCTTCGTTAGAAGCAGAAACTCCGCAGAAACACTCGCAGAAACTCTTAGAAAGTTCTCAATACCAGCCCTACCCTATCATTCCGGATTACCTTATGACATTAGGGATAAAGTAATAGACTCTTTTATGAAGGGCGAAGTTAAAGTATTAGTGTCTACAACGGCATTGGGTCAAGGAGTAAATTTACCCGTTTATGCTACGGTCTTTTATGACATCTCATTGCCTGACTCAGATGATAAAGGAGAGTTTAAAGGATGGAGGGATCTGTCATTAGCAGAATTTAAGCAAATTGCAGGAAGGGCAGGGAGACCTGGATTTGATGAAGAAGGATTGGCAATAGTTATAACAGAGACAATTAAGGAAATGGATAAGGTAGTAAAAACTTATTTTTCTTCCTTTCTGAATAAGACTAATAACGCTAACTTTAAACTTGAGAACCTAACGCTGGGTGTTATAAGCTGGTTCAGTAGAATGGAGGAAGAAGTTGAGGAACTAATAAGGAAGAGTTCATTTACATTTAAGGAGAAAGAAGTAAAACCAGCAATAGACTATCTAGTAAAACAGAATCTAGTAGAGAAAAGGGAAATGCTAAAGCTAACACCCTTAGGAAAGGCTGTAGCGTTAAGTTATATTGACGTTTCAGCGTTGAACGGCTTTCCAGTGAACATACAAGACTTTAATCCACTAGACGTTGTATATTCATCACCAGCTGTGCTGCAATCATTAAGGGGGTGCGAAGAAGGAAAAGAACTTATTGAAAGATGGATTAATGGAGGGGATATAGCGTCTATTTGCCTAAAACTTTCGGCAAAAGACATCGATGATGTAATTTCAAACGCTAGATGGATAGCCTTTGCTCTTTATAGAGTATTAAAAGCGTTAAATCATCCAAAGGCAAAGGAAGCCCTTGAATTCTATGAGAGAGTAAAATATGGCTTACCAAAAGAGGGAATAGAAATGGTGAAAGCTGGTTTATCTAAGGATGAGGCTAAAAGACTTCTCCAACTAAACGTCAAGAGTTTTGATGAAGCATGTATCATGAAAGATATACTTAATATTAATGGAATTGAGTGTAAAAAGTTTCATGAAGAACTAAGAAAATTTGTTAATGAGAATTATGGAAAAGAGATTGACCAAAACGATCCTAGAGTTGAAATTTTGAAAAGGTTTGGGGTAATTACTGGAGCCGAATGGAAAAAGTACGGAAAATAA
- a CDS encoding DUF973 family protein — MLLRRKAKKGLSGAVTALILVIASVIIALVVVGFAFGLFGAFGGTPTVTQVGTGYIYVSKGYAVITLKSSGNVQILSATISGTSYSASTISVIGASSSNSLTAGVNTVSIYFGTSDTSGLQSGSTYTISIALSDGSTVQVSVIAQ; from the coding sequence ATGTTGTTGAGGAGGAAGGCTAAGAAGGGATTGAGTGGTGCTGTAACTGCACTAATTCTAGTAATTGCATCAGTAATAATAGCATTAGTAGTTGTTGGATTTGCTTTCGGACTTTTCGGAGCTTTTGGAGGAACACCAACAGTAACACAAGTAGGAACAGGATATATTTACGTCAGTAAGGGTTATGCAGTAATTACTTTAAAGTCTTCTGGAAATGTACAAATACTTAGTGCGACAATTTCTGGAACATCATATAGTGCATCTACAATTAGCGTCATCGGTGCTTCTAGCTCTAACTCTCTAACTGCTGGAGTTAATACGGTGTCGATTTATTTTGGTACATCAGATACATCTGGTTTGCAATCGGGTAGTACTTATACTATCTCCATAGCATTAAGTGATGGATCAACTGTGCAAGTCTCAGTAATAGCACAATAA